The region cgaggctcaagcaatacaacgaacaacaattccaccaaaccctctctcccttctaacacccTGATTTCCTACAAATTGCAGCGCACACTTGCCAATTTTGAGTCTGTCCTGTAATCTGATTCTCGCCAGATTCCCTTTGACATAGGAGCTGGTTTGCAGGACGGTACGCCTATCGGCAGTCTAGAGCAATCGTCGGCTGCAGCGATGAGCGCGGCCGCACATATCCGTGAGGAACAAGCAGGCGTGAAATGGAGGATGGCAAAGCTTGTCCACGGTATTGGAGCTGTCGACCGGCATGGTGAATCCGCAAGCCCCGGGGTGGACATAAAGGTGTGTGCGGTTTAGAAATTCTTATATACTTTGGTTGTGTCTGATAGCACTATTGCTGAGATTCTTTTCCTCTGAAATCTGGATCAGATTAGTGCGGGATGTAGATTTGTGGCAACTAGTTATGGAATGGTGGACCTCAGCATCTCGAAAAGGGGAAAATGACGTGATGATTTTGTTGTTGTGTACAGTATAACTAGAAACTAGTGTCCTTAGCAATCACCACCATTCAACTGTTCCCAATCCACATATGATTAACGGTGTTTTGGTTATTCATCGCAGGCTTGAAATGTACATATAGTTCAAGCATTTATTTCTAGAGCGATTGAACTATATATTGCTTTTCAGTTTATTCGTGTGGAGTGCTAGATTAATTACTTCCAAGTATATTTATAGAtaacaatagaaaacagaaatcTGGGTtttgtaactttttttctgttggACCTGCATAGTGGATGCATGCCGTTGATCATCCACTGAGGCATCAAGATGAGCAACATCCTGATGGACAAGCAGCTGCGATCAAAGGTTTCAGACTTCGGGCTGTCGAAGCATGGTCACAGAGGAGTCCCACACCAAAACCAATATCTGTGGCATGCTGGGCTAGATCCGCAGTCACTACTCAACAGCCTTGTACTTTTGTTGCTTTCATCTTGGGTCCTACGCACTTCTAGCTGATTGTTCGGTGATCTATACCTTTGTTCTCATGTTACAACTACAGGCCATTAGTTAGGCATAAAAGTGATTTCTTTGCAGCATGCAGGTTATGTGCAGTGTGTCCATGCCGTTAAAGAATCTCATATTGCTTTCAAACTTCTACCATAGATATTTATTTTCTTTGGCCTAGCTGGTTCTGATCATATCAAACCACTTAAGAAAGGCGCTACAGAATTTTGTCGATGGAGCTCACTCAAAATATTGGTTTATCATGTAATGTAACATCAATACTTTTTAGTCCAACTAGGATTTCTTTCATTATTGGATCTTAAGTGTTTGCTAGGATAAGTTAATCGTTCTTAAGGTAGCTTCAGTCATGGACCTTGAATAAGTGTGTCATTTCTAATTTTATCAATTTATTTCCTGCACAGCTGATTTCTGGTATGCCATGGCGATATATTTTAGTGTTGCTCATGCTGTTGATTTGGTGTGGTATGTCTTATCTATCCATGTGCTGCTTTGAATGATTATTATTTATTATATTATCTATATAGGTTAGACAAATTTGTTAAATCTTACGATTTACATATTTCTCCTGATGCAACCAATCACTATACTATTATTTCTTTGTGGATGGAGGACATGCAATGCTTTTTTCCATTGGTTTTAACTTCTAAGTATGATGAACATGTTCGCTAACATCTATCACATGTAGAGACAGTAGTAATGCATTCTGATGTTCAAATAAGATAAGCTACTTGCATTGCGAGACATGTATGAAGGGGATCATCTCGACACCTTTTCCCTCCAGACCTCTATACTTTTTGGAAATTCGTGCAATATTTTTAGATCACAATTTACCTTTAAAATCTACCTATGACGATGGGCTGCATGAGGATAACCTGATTAACGATGAGCTCACCCGTGGTGTTGACAACCTCCTTATAATTTCTGAAACGATGTACAAAGATTAAATAAGGTTTAGTTACTTGCTTACAGATCTATCATTGATcgaataaaatgtgaagaaaaaactGTTGTTTATTGTCTCTGCACAATATAACGTATACAAAATACTTATGTGACACCTATTGTCCTCACTTCCATGTTTTTCCACTCCAGTGTCGTTGTCTAGACTATGACCTCTGCCTTCTGATGTTTCGTTTTTCTCTGCTGCTAGGTATTTTTCTTGTATTCCTGGTTTTTTGTTTATACAGCTACCTTTTCCATTGGTTGCTCATTGGATTTGATGCATCTAACCTGTCCATATCATTACTGGATACATTAGTCTCTCCATTGATGTTGTTGGGTGTGTTTATGTTTCTGTTCTTCACTGTCCTGGTTAGGAACAAGGTGTTTGCTAGCGCCAATGCTGCTTTCTGATGACGACAAAGTTGTTTCCAATTGGTTTCTTAGGGTCGCCTTGATGAGCGTGCTGAGGAATTACAACCGGAACTCCCTCAGCGATGGTACAACTTTCATACATGCCGAACGCACCACTTCCTGATGTAGCCTTTGACTGATCTACCTTTAGTTATCTCAATTCAACCGCGAGTCAGAGAAGTATGAAGAGAAGATGACTAGAATTGCATGTTGCTGCTTGAATGATATTATCAAGGGCTGGAACCAGGGGAATTCTTGATAATAACCTTGTTTTGTTTTGTGATAAATGATAGGGGAGGCCGCTAATGAGGGCAAACTTAGCTATTGAGGACCATGCTGTGAAGATATACACAATGGCTATACTCAAGCAATTCGGACAATCCTGTATGAGTGCATCTGTTGTATGAAAGTTGTGCTTCTGATGCCATCTGTATCTGAAAGTTGCACTTCTGCCGACACATTTAGTGGAACATCAGTGGTATGATATAGTGTTGTTCGAACTGGGTGTTTAGTCTTTAGTTGATGCTGTGGAATACAATTGGTAGTAAGCTCTTCATTGTACTAGTGAAAGCGTAGATGTGCAATGCAAATGATGTGTAGTTGAGCATTTTGGATTGAGTTTTCATAGATTTCCATTCTGCTGCCAGCCTTGGGTATCTGTTTTCAAATGATCTGCCTTACTACTTGTGGTGGTGTGAGTAAATGTTCATACAAAAAAATATTAGGCTCGTGACTGTTGCTACAAGTTTCAGAACTGCTTGTGTTAGTTGGTCATTGATTGATTTTTGTCAAATAACTGAATGTTACCAAATGTCGGGGATGAGCATTGATTGTTTTTTTTGACACATGTGCAAGCAGCACCACCTCCATTGAGAACAGTTTAAATTTTTGAATTGTATATGGTTGGGCGGGGGCAATGTTTTGTGTATTAAAATAGTACTTGGGGTTTGTAGAGGCAGGATGGGAGGCAGGTGAGGCGGTCAGTCCAGGAATGCAGTAAATATGCGGCAGTGAACAGACGGCAACCGAGCCGTGGCCCGGGTGTTAAATGGCCATCTGTGCGGATGAGTCTCTAACGGTGGCCGTCGCATTTACGAGCCGACAACGGTGGGCCTGTCTGCAGGCTTTTGGAGAAATACGGGATAGACAGCATCGCTATACAATTTTATATACAAGAAGCGGCTCGAATCTAGACATGAACAGGCGATGAAGATAACGAGCTCATCTGAGCTCCAGCTCAGAACAACACTTTCGAAAGGATTGGACTTGTTAGTCGGTAGGCATATCTTTGGACGGCTACGGGAATTGACGGAAAATTCTTCAGAATTTGGCTGGCTCATCGCCTCTTTCCTTGATCGGTAGCTAGATGTAGACGTATCTGTAGAAAAATAAGCGGTTGATGGCACTTGGTTTTAGCAtcaaatcaacatagagcagaGTAGCCTTTGGTTTCTGAATGCTGTTGCGTGCTGATGGGCGGTAGGTATATAACAGGATTCCATTCCATGGACATGGATGTCGGTCAGCAGCTCGATCGCTGGATGTTAATCCGTAACGCTATCCAATAATTATATGCCGAAAGCACATGAGATGAGAGGGTCACGGTCAATCCAGCTTTGAGAAAACGGATCGGTTCCGTCATCTGTCTTGGACGGCATGGGAACAGAAGATGGGCGCCAACAGCTCTCAGGCTGGGAGCAATCTGATGTTGTTGATGGAGGAAAGTGAGGTGGTGCAAAAGCATTTAATGGAGGATTATgtgtattcttttttcttttacacAGGACTTATTTACCCCTGAAATTCTTTCTTGCTACTAGTAATTAGTACGTACTATATTTTCTCCTTATTGAGAGAAAGTATGGAATGACAAGTATAAATCGATTCGATGGCTGAATGGTGGTGGCCTAGTGGGGTGTACTAATTTTTTGTTTTGACAGCAGTGGGGTGTACTAAATTAATTAAGCATTTGACCAAGTTCCAAACTGA is a window of Triticum aestivum cultivar Chinese Spring unplaced genomic scaffold, IWGSC CS RefSeq v2.1 scaffold172968, whole genome shotgun sequence DNA encoding:
- the LOC123175221 gene encoding uncharacterized protein isoform X1, which translates into the protein MSMSFRHVWAGDFSPPEFAAHFHGRREEVGREWRPWEEDDAISHQQDGTPIGSLEQSSAAAMSAAAHIREEQAGVKWRMAKLVHGIGAVDRHGESASPGVDIKLISGMPWRYILVLLMLLIWCGTRCLLAPMLLSDDDKVVSNWFLRVALMSVLRNYNRNSLSDGTTFIHAERTTS
- the LOC123175221 gene encoding uncharacterized protein isoform X2, which translates into the protein MSMSFRHVWAGDFSPPEFAAHFHGRREEVGREWRPWEEDDAISHQQDGTPIGSLEQSSAAAMSAAAHIREEQAGVKWRMAKLVHGIGAVDRHGESASPGVDIKLISGMPWRYILVLLMLLIWCGTRCLLAPMLLSDDDKVVSNWFLRVALMSVLRNYNRNSLSDGEAANEGKLSY